From Thiohalorhabdus denitrificans, the proteins below share one genomic window:
- a CDS encoding 7-cyano-7-deazaguanine synthase translates to MAVELGARGTGGCVVLASGGIESTTLLHRLARQGEGISPVFFHYGQRPSDREYRAARAQCLELGLNLEVLDIAGVTPVFQKGQERQYHIPLPHRNLVALSLGLSLAEKRGADRLLIGTTGDDADLAASASRPFLDAFRGMAGLLGPVSVEAPFQEMGKDEVVLEGLRLGVDFGRTYSCLLGRREPCGSCPQCRKRRSAFDRAGVPEPPPTLDAGEA, encoded by the coding sequence ATGGCTGTTGAGCTGGGAGCCCGGGGAACCGGGGGCTGCGTGGTTCTGGCCAGTGGCGGGATCGAGAGCACCACCTTGCTCCACCGTCTGGCCCGGCAGGGGGAAGGGATCTCCCCCGTCTTTTTCCACTACGGGCAGCGTCCGTCCGACCGGGAGTACCGGGCCGCCCGGGCGCAGTGCCTGGAGCTGGGCTTAAACCTGGAAGTGCTGGACATCGCGGGGGTTACCCCGGTCTTTCAGAAAGGACAGGAGCGCCAATACCACATCCCCCTCCCCCACCGGAACCTGGTTGCCCTCTCCCTGGGACTGAGCCTGGCGGAGAAGCGGGGCGCGGACCGGCTGCTGATCGGCACCACGGGGGACGACGCGGACCTGGCGGCGAGCGCCTCCCGCCCCTTCCTGGACGCCTTCCGGGGCATGGCCGGCCTGCTCGGGCCCGTGTCGGTGGAAGCGCCCTTCCAGGAGATGGGCAAGGACGAGGTGGTTCTGGAAGGACTGCGGCTAGGGGTGGACTTCGGCCGGACCTACAGCTGCCTCCTCGGACGGCGGGAGCCGTGCGGGAGCTGTCCCCAGTGCCGGAAGCGGCGGTCCGCCTTCGACCGCGCCGGGGTCCCGGAGCCGCCACCCACCCTCGACGCCGGGGAGGCCTGA